The genomic DNA CTCGTCGTCATCGACGTCCAGGAGTCCTTCCGGCAGCTCGAGAACTGGGCCGCCGTGTCCGAGCCGAAGATCGTGGAGAAGGTGGGCCGGCTGGTGTCCGCCGCCCGCGCCAGGGGCGACCTGGTGGTGTGGGTGCTGCACGCCGAGCCCGGCAGCGGCGACGCCTTCGACCCGGCGCTCGGCTTCGTCCGCCCGATCGAGGGGCTGGAGCCCGCGGAGGGGGAGCCGGTCGTCACCAAGAGTTCGCACAACGCCTTCACCACCACCAACCTGCAGCAGCTGTTCACGACGGAGGGCGTCGGCGAGGTGGTGGTCAGCGGCATCCGGACCGAGCAGTGCTGCGAGACCACCGCCCGGGTCGCCTCCGACCTCGGCTACCGGGTGGTGTTCGTGACCGACGCGACCGCGACCCACCCGATCCCGCACCGCGACGCCCCGGCGGGGCGCAGCCTGGCGGAGGTCCTCGCCGACCCGCGTACCCTCGGGACGGACGAGATCGTCGCGCGCACCGAGTACGCGCTGGCGGGCCGCTTCGCCCGGATCGCCACCGTCGACGAGCTGACCGCCGCCGGCTGACTGTCGCCGGCTGACCGCCGCCGCCCGACCGCAGCCGCCCCGACCACCTAGCCCCAGGAGCTGACCGGATCGTGAGCAAGGTCGTCTTCCTGCTGGTCCCGCAACTGCACCTGCTGGACCTCGCCGGACCCGCCCAGGTGTTCTCCGAGGCCGCCGACTTCGGCCTGGACTACGAGATCCACCACGTGGCGGAGCAGGCGGACGTGCCGACCGCGCAGGGCGTGCTGCTGCGGGCCGCCGTCCACTGGCCGGACCTGGGCGCGGACGACCTGCTGCTGGTGCCGGGCTGGCGCTCGCCCGGCCTGCGGGTCGGCGGCGAGCTCGGCGCCGAGGCGCTGCGCCGGCTGGCCGCGCACCACGCGGCCGGCGGCACGGTTGCCAGCGTCTGCGCCGGTGCCGCCGCGCTCGGCCGGGCGGGCCTGCTGGACGGCCGCCGCTGCACCACCCACCACGAACTGCAGGACGAGCTCGCCCGGCTCCACCCGAAGGCGCACGTGGTGCGGGACGTGCTCTACGTGGAGGACGGCCGGGTGGTCACCTCCGCCGGAATCGCCAGCGGCATCGACCTCGCCCTGCACCTGCTGGCCGCCCGCCACGGCCCGGCCGCGGCCGCCAGGGCGGCCCGGGCCATGGTGGTGTACGCCCGGCGCAACGGCGACGCCCAGCAGGCCAGCGTGATGCTGCGGCACCGGGCCCACGTCAGCGACGCGGTGCACCGGGCGCAGGACCTGATCGACGCCCGGTTCGCCGAGCAGCTGGCCCTCGCGGACCTGGCCCGTGCGGTCGGCGTGAGCGAGCGCACCCTGACCCGGCGCTTCACTGCGGCCACCGGCCTGTCGCCGCTGCGCTACCAGCAGGAGCTGCGGGTGGAGCGGGCCGAGTACCTGATCGGCCAGGGCGCGACCGCGGAGGCCGCGTCCCGGGCCGTGGGCTTCCAGGACGCCCGGATGCTGCGCCGCCTGCGGGCCAGGGCGGCCGGGCCGGGCGAGGGCTGACGGCCGATCGGCGCACCCGGCGTGCCCGGCGCACCCGCCCTGCCCTGCCCACCCGCCCTGTCGGACGGTGCACCCGGCGTGCTCAGCGCACCCCGTCCCACAGCTCGCGCAGCTCGGGGCGCGGGTCGTGCTCCACCGCCGACCGCTCGCCGAAGCACATGGTGGCCCGGGCGCCCGGCTCGTACGTGGGCCAGCCCGGGTCGCCGTCGGTGGCGAACGCCGTCCAGGCACGGTGGAGGGCGTCGGCGAGCGGCTGCGGGGGCCGCTCGCCGAGCAGCAGGTCGGTGCCCGCCTCGCGCAGGGTGTCGAAGACGAACGGCACCTCCACCGCGTGGCAGGCGCCCAGCGCCCCGCCGTACGCGGGTGAGCGCCAGCCGAACTCGTACACGTAGGCGGCGCCGGTGTGCGCCTCGGCCAGCCGCAGCGCCGGGATCCGGTAGAACCAGTCGGTGGCGACCGCGGCCGCCAGGTCGCCGGCCGAGCCGTCCGGCAGGGCGGCGCGGTACGCGTCGAGTGCCTCCTGCGGCAGGCCGTAGCGC from Kitasatospora terrestris includes the following:
- a CDS encoding cysteine hydrolase family protein produces the protein MKTALVVIDVQESFRQLENWAAVSEPKIVEKVGRLVSAARARGDLVVWVLHAEPGSGDAFDPALGFVRPIEGLEPAEGEPVVTKSSHNAFTTTNLQQLFTTEGVGEVVVSGIRTEQCCETTARVASDLGYRVVFVTDATATHPIPHRDAPAGRSLAEVLADPRTLGTDEIVARTEYALAGRFARIATVDELTAAG
- a CDS encoding GlxA family transcriptional regulator, translating into MSKVVFLLVPQLHLLDLAGPAQVFSEAADFGLDYEIHHVAEQADVPTAQGVLLRAAVHWPDLGADDLLLVPGWRSPGLRVGGELGAEALRRLAAHHAAGGTVASVCAGAAALGRAGLLDGRRCTTHHELQDELARLHPKAHVVRDVLYVEDGRVVTSAGIASGIDLALHLLAARHGPAAAARAARAMVVYARRNGDAQQASVMLRHRAHVSDAVHRAQDLIDARFAEQLALADLARAVGVSERTLTRRFTAATGLSPLRYQQELRVERAEYLIGQGATAEAASRAVGFQDARMLRRLRARAAGPGEG